A single genomic interval of Lucilia cuprina isolate Lc7/37 chromosome 2, ASM2204524v1, whole genome shotgun sequence harbors:
- the LOC111674551 gene encoding E3 ubiquitin-protein ligase lubel isoform X1, which translates to MSSLANNRNGGMLITRNERSMPKWVTEQSDRIGPRPPPPPLTPENGHAPAKQPSLPPKTKSQPEPDYEVIEFSNQQYSNAPLRPNSASSGSKTPDNKLKCTLCGSGNPWVTCEECAQQIFCASCDDMFHKHPKRKDHQRKTIEKSRPPIPPKTLPGQPGPTPPVAPPRRNKRGLMTPIMQRKDQGNAMPGPFPVPPSPTPSMKNASWQERFGSLPRGLNLLNRPLPETPKTPSESSRSTTPKSVFDNIQRPPSVALEKIKSKANATLDRMQLLQQRYRQQKEQMERERSGSVTDQNMSAFDQWSSISQSPSHFRSGSMSSGINSSHLDLMDDNNFNLFHQRQMALQHHHMAAQRANQLGQRGMSSSVFNLNQINRKQNVTTNGWMNNPMQQAQSMAQLNCANCAQQQSQWNGTNQHHMHIHQDPWSNQLSSQQHLNRSNMSLNVPAGYMMQPQMNGMYPPPTFMNQRGFQQMYPQPYMGGMPVMNPGLMGMPPSTSRAASRAGSRMASPAMSRKSVTLRRKQRSSYIDDEATDDEDSDEDDRRSITSARSGVSRTRQRRMSSASQFPLDDDIELSQSKSHRNRRNQRRDSIAKSVHNDWAPGRGTSSSNNNNNNRSADSGFNSPLKPSRIYSDLDSEGSGTRALVQAKIEQKLKEENLKQKSSKPKRQSQSPTPQKTSAAVQTPAVKQTIKQEIIEKVVDTPVKQEREPSPSESEEEQQHNKKDEQPLEVEVKQESASEEEETESEESEESEEAEQEQEAEQIEVNEIEEDDLGPPPSTPDHEWECEFCTFVNEANIKICSICCKTPSIKPKKAIKSISPPKQIKSPLVKKEKGHAKEKEHEKETVKDNKDKSGTIKKKPSASTLSSTIQHTATNNTETTKITNNIQTTNTDSAHTTDDANKFTLKTKESVEDIWATLDENIQATAHEVTRKAESKKSSKVSTACGTSSKSASVERQENDSRQSQAREIGTSPPPQSISTQTYDTLPIQKPETREEPIAKPTPQPLYNDMIQQTNFPPSPKIQDMKSFEAEVLNKIHNISHVPAHHHYQNNHHHANHPMYSYNERQRYRSNNDLRMDDAMSMDFETFNGLGRRQPSISELMLLQKTSSQMHSPLGGSIYDLPYRDLSSLRLNDMENHKESDLYKHTTEELNAALKYCGPDMHPLVWLRDNWPKLIQTVQSLATKYGQERAENTIGTISQMEARDALRMHTGNIWQAVSECIEQRQRKYRDISSKGNFSREDIVTALTTHQGNVELALLDLSRTQLKPFLMRIWGSPAGVENESGSLPLPVSLHSSTQSTHYNMDKDIHNFLSANASECMQTPNATGAFHNNNQMPSPFDRPASLNSPFENNNHMLDNTSSYSADSKDFANSPLPIDETILSNKNVLKDLETLIGNMEHNQQNQNEQVLRSIHDMITNGNPKTDNEYDSETMRILTKSPITSTKFKSTPKDNNSENEADVKNFVWQHIQEIVPNLVQQVEMELMEDIDEKLKNNEEDEEKAEITEITPETLQVAPAPPPPPPIDQDEFLMEEVIKPNIKTASIREELPPQYVYTAEIATFQLAFDKGLEREHEEEFDFDTLEEASRLVFKMFKAPDTQITQTSEEVGQTQAQDHKTHNGDLHETQVQKPIPTLAQSVTIHNYIPPIEENNLEYKVQELSSGTQNDIPKSSENGSILKTQIPASPVTDPELIKITNAVNVEETLVQNPTKLDSLPNTNKAPTTLQMDTNKETIVQVIASSEIESEVLSETVNQNTSENLIVEQPQAPATDTSVKTDEIPTTSQNVNLHETNISTDVPTNDSATTNDGFPNQTHEQLSSFADIENPIATQTIEPTAKEDNIDNYNTSPIDINQPAASLSSSAGNKIHISETASTSDSTKPIEDSAVVMKTKEKQENPTTSSQRGKSNKPSKIRTKTINQYKRTTLKDLSKELEQTEIAMSQVEKTQSSDMPETIENSANTTEQVPEVVVKKDHSTTDHIEPSEENISRSNPVALEQLGDNDGNISKASSTTIDVAPVIETKTSTNEALASSSNKRVSKIPVRRTASNKSLINTSSTILRKTDSNENVKTNKQNVPTTAPSQVVESPQPPSDLNSSHNLTNNETTEDESEEEELYSIESDTSATEVASRADQFQSPSTTSEMFLVIQQETTDNNSTIAPSTSSSTLHSTISQSSGLKSPTEFIPSGDPSKQNLSELVEDTQRLIKQMKDEISIDDFESSTDDEEYTDEYSDEYDDEEEGEEEEDEDWEEGEEEEEEDETGDEEEYDDITEDITEGNEVFSNEDESISKTQSPLPSQESQDHRDIHNSSALSNITESSDHSQTFLTDHLEQDEAITETKTNDTQNQINSNEETGVFVETENSLPELPVETVIDNNLEQSQTSMQYVESENVLPEMSVETVLQNVNSLSSNDNALNTQQHSYTQHDSEDKSALVSGLRDILSASTTIANELETENSLPELPAEVIVANARNAETLQDHVKIPQNEKEQPTSSNNQLPTDKNNLRDSTKETQIENQSAKTSDDLPLTMNKQATETEPLLSNQEVNLTTEINIEDQSMTTSEGLTSTVNKQQTETQNLSSKHVADKANSANSKIDMPSTSHANKTSSTSLEKPNSQNTVSETHNDNMPSTSKGIKSSETKKKLNEEVKTSVKKPLAASKIPKPKEMPKEPKTKETTTAKPQNEFKKKLYTRSKSFSGPTTPIGIASVKTISQKFISPTLNTTPTPTQKVYPTVTRKSSIVEAINKLTRPSPSSTEKPAVSSLFKSRTQPRIPKKKYHETCFSDDDYESSTEEEELEPLEIRQRKLSVPVFRAYPSVQEQVQEEVNTEELVEKFMKEELAATIAEAQIAAVLVSMKFQQDVSLWAAKECSDLDHAIALLKQECELCSGTYALNQIVSMLKCTHKCCKQCAKTYFTVQITERSINDCSCPFCKLPELHNQTEHEDENLEYFSNLDIFLKNILEPEVHELFQRKLRDRTLLKDPNFKWCVQCSSGFFARPKQKRLICPDCGSVTCAQCRKTWQKQHEGISCDQYSEWESANDPEVQAKGVQQHLEQNGIDCPKCKFRYSLARGGCMHFTCTQCKYEFCYGCAKPFMMGAKCNISPYCAKLGLHAHHPRNCLFYLRDKLPIQLQILLKNNGVPFEVDPIETSENNVDDNEPSSSKKKELLCPIPIQKETPTGLVDTRCNGDVPEKHAGMCRTHYVEYLTAKVAKAKIDPLPIFDLTDCVQELRRRGIALPERGPWDTDEIYKTMCAEVIQKNIPLDMA; encoded by the exons ATGAGCTCACTTGCAAATAATAGAAATGGAGGGATGTTAATCACTCGAAATGAACGTTCTATGCCAAAATGGGTG ACAGAGCAAAGTGACCGCATTGGTCCAAGACCACCACCGCCTCCCTTAACACCGGAAAATGGTCATGCTCCTGCAAAACAGCCCAGTTTGCCGCCAAAAACTAAATCACAACCAGAACCGGACTATGAAGTTATTGAATTTTCTAATCAACAATACTCAAATGCTCCACTGAGACCAAATTCTGCCAGTTCTGGTTCAAAAACACCAG ACAATAAACTGAAATGTACTTTATGTGGTTCTGGCAATCCTTGGGTGACTTGTGAAGAATGtgctcaacaaatattttgtgcCTCTTGTGACGACATGTTTCACAAGCATCCCAAACGTAAAGATCATCAAAGAAAG ACCATCGAAAAGTCACGTCCACCCATACCGCCTAAAACTTTACCCGGTCAACCTGGACCCACACCGCCAGTGGCTCCACCCAGACGCAATAAACGCGGTTTAATGACACCCATAATGCAGCGCAAGGATCAG GGTAATGCTATGCCGGGACCATTTCCTGTACCTCCATCACCCACACCTTCTATGAAGAACGCATCCTGGCAAGAACGCTTTGGTTCTTTGCCCAGAGGTTTGAACTTATTAAATCGTCCGTTACCCGAAACTCCCAAGACACCAAGTGAATCGTCACGTTCAACAACGCCCAAATCAGTATTCGATAATATACAACGTCCACCCTCTGTGGCATTGGAGAAGATCAAAAGCAAGGCAAATGCTACACTGGATCGCATGCAATTGTTGCAGCAACGCTATAGGCAACAGAAAGAACAAATGGAAAGAGAGCGCAGTGGCTCAGTAACAGATCag AATATGTCAGCATTCGATCAATGGTCAAGCATTTCACAATCGCCATCACATTTTCGTTCTGGCAGCATGTCGTCTGGTATCAACTCATCCCATCTAGACCTAATGGAtgataataatttcaatttgttcCATCAGCGTCAAATGGCTTTGCAGCATCATCACATGGCCGCACAAAGGGCCAATCAATTAGGTCAACGTGGCATGTCCAGTTCGGTATTTAATCTAAATCAGATTAACCGCAAACAGAATGTAACAACTAATGGATGGATGAATAATCCTATGCAACAG GCCCAGTCCATGGCTCAGCTAAATTGTGCCAATTGTGCTCAGCAACAGTCTCAATGGAATGGAACCAATCAGCATCATATGCATATTCATCAAGATCCCTGGAGTAATCAGTTGTCATCACAGCAACATTTAAATCGTTCCAATATGTCTTTAAATGTTCCCGCTGGCTATATGATGCAACCCCAAATGAATGGCATGTATCCACCACCGACTTTTATGAATCAAAGAGGTTTCCAACAAATGTATCCACAGCCCTATATGGGTGGAATGCCTGTAATGAATCCAG GTTTAATGGGAATGCCACCTTCCACTTCTCGCGCAGCTTCACGAGCTGGTTCTCGTATGGCTTCACCAGCAATGAGCCGCAAATCTGTTACGCTAAGGCGCAAACAACGTTCTAGTTATATCGACGATGAAGCTACCGATGATGAAGATTCCGATGAAGATGATCGTCGTTCTATAACCTCAGCTCGTTCTGGTGTTTCAAGAACTCGACAAAGACGTATGTCTAGTGCTTCCCAATTTCCACTTGATGATGATATTGAATTATCACAATCTAAATCACATCGCAATAGACGCAACCAACGCAGAGATTCTATTGCCAAATCTGTTCATAATGATTGGGCACCAGGAAGAGGAACATCTTccagcaataataataataataatcgttCGGCAGATTCCGGTTTTAATAGCCCGCTGAAACCCTCACGTATATATTCAGATCTGGATTCAGAGGGTTCGGGTACCCGAGCTTTAGTACAAGCTAAAATcgaacaaaaactaaaagaagaaaatttaaagcaaaaatcgTCAAAACCTAAGAGACAAAGTCAGTCCCCTACACCCCAAAAAACAAGTGCTGCAGTACAAACACCGGCAGTGAAACAAACTATTAAACAAGAAATAATCGAGAAAGTTGTAGACACACCGGTGAAACAAGAGAGAGAACCATCGCCAAGTGAATCGGAAGAAGAACAGCAACATAATAAAAAGGACGAACAGCCATTAGAGGTGGAGGTAAAACAAGAAAGTGCTTCAGAAGAGGAAGAAACAGAAAGTGAAGAATCAGAAGAATCAGAAGAAGCTGAACAAGAACAAGAAGCCGAACAAATTGAAGTCAATGAAATAGAAGAAGACGATTTAGGTCCTCCGCCCTCTACACCAGACCATGAATGGGAATGTGAATTTTGCACATTTGTTAATGAAgccaatataaaaatttgctcTATATGCTGTAAAACTCCCAGTATCAAACCGAAAAAAGCCATAAAATCTATATCTCCTCCTAAACAGATTAAATCACCTTTAGTTAAAAAAGAGAAAGGACATGCCAAGGAGAAAGAACACGAAAAAGAAACTGTCAAGGACAACAAGGATAAAAGTGGTACGATTAAGAAAAAACCATCAGCATCGACACTGTCATCAACCATTCAACACACTGCAACAAATAACACTGAAACTACgaaaattacaaacaatattCAGACAACGAACACAGACTCTGCTCACACTACAGACGATGCCAACAAATTTACGCTCAAAACGAAAG AATCTGTGGAGGATATTTGGGCTACATTGGATGAGAATATTCAAGCGACTGCCCATGAGGTCACACGTAAGGCTGAGTCTAAAAAGTCGTCAAAAGTATCTACAGCTTGCGGTACTTCTTCAAAGTCTGCAAGTGTTGAGCGACAGGAAAACGATTCACGACAGTCTCAGGCCAGAGAAATAGGTACTTCACCACCACCTCAAAGTATTTCCACTCAA ACTTATGACACTTTACCCATACAAAAACCAGAAACTAGGGAAGAACCTATTGCGAAACCAACACCACAACCCTTGTATAATGATATGATACAA CAAACAAATTTCCCTCCATCACCTAAGATACAAGATATGAAGTCTTTTGAAGCTGAAGTTTTAAACAAGATACACAATATCAGTCATGTACCCGCTCATCATCACTATCAGAATAATCATCATCATGCAAATCATCCCATGTACTCCTACAATGAACGTCAGCGTTATCGCAGTAACAACGATTTACGTATGGATGATGCAATGTCTATGGATTTTGAGACATTCAATGGCTTAGGAAGGCGTCAGCCATCCATAAGTGAATTGATGCTGTTGCAAAAA aCTTCATCACAAATGCACTCACCCTTGGGTGGTAGCATCTATGATTTACCCTATCGCGATCTCTCCTCTCTAAGACTCAATGACATGGAAAATCATAAA GAATCTGATTTATATAAACACACCACCGAAGAACTTAATGCTGCCCTCAAATACTGTGGACCGGATATGCATCCTTTAGTATGGTTACGAGACAACTGGCCTAAACTTATACAAACAGTACAAAGTTTGGCTACCAAATATGGTCAGGAGAGAGCTGAGAATACTATTGGTACTATATCACAGATGGAAGCAAGAGACGCCCTACGAATGCATACCGGCAATATATGGCAAGCAGTATCTGAGTGCATAGAACAAAGACAACGCAAATATCGTGACATTTCTTCAAAAGGAAACTTTTCCCGGGAAGATATTGTAACAGCGCTTACCACACATCAAGGCAATGTGGAGTTAGCTCTACTCGACTTAAGTCGCACACAACTGAAACCATTTCTAATGAGAATCTGGGGTTCGCCAGCGGGTGTAGAAAATGAGAGCGGTTCTCTGCCTTTGCCCGTTTCGCTACACTCATCAACACAATCAACACATTATAACATGGACAAAG ACATTCATAATTTTCTCAGTGCCAATGCTTCAGAATGCATGCAAACACCAAATGCTACTGGTGCTTTCCATAACAATAACCAAATGCCATCACCATTCGATCGACCAGCCTCATTAAATTCTCCATTCGAAAACAATAATCACATGCTCGATAATACATCCAGTTACAGTGCGGACAGTAAAGACTTTGCCAACAGCCCGCTACCCATAGATGAAACGATACTCAGCAATAAAAACGTCCTCAAAGATCTTGAGACTCTGATTGGCAATATGGAACACAATCAACAAAATCAAAACGAACAAGTACTACGATCAATACACGATATGATTACTAATGGAAATCCCAAAACCGATAACGAATATGATTCCGAAACCATGAGAATACTAACCAAAAGTCCCATAACCTCAACTAAATTTAAGTCTACTCCCAAAGACAACAATTCCGAAAATGAAGCCGATGTTAAGAACTTTGTTTGGCAGCATATACAGGAAATTGTTCCCAACCTGGTCCAACAGGTTGAAATGGAATTAATGGAAGATAttgatgaaaaacttaaaaataatgaagaagatGAAGAAAAAGCTGAAATTACTGAAATTACGCCGGAAACTTTACAAGTAGCTCCTGCTCCCCCACCACCGCCACCAATAGATCAAGATGAATTTCTCATGGAAGAAGTTATAAAACCAAATATCAAAACTGCTTCTATTCGAGAAGAATTGCCACCCCAATATGTTTATACTGCAGAAATTGCCACTTTTCAGTTGGCATTTGATAAAGGCTTGGAGAGAGAACATGAAGAAGAGTTCGATTTTGATACATTGGAAGAGGCTTCAAGACtagtatttaaaatgtttaaagctcCAGATACTCAAATTACTCAAACGTCAGAAGAGGTTGGGCAAACACAAGCTCAGGATCATAAAACTCACAATGGAGATTTGCATGAAACACAAGTTCAAAAACCAATTCCGACTTTAGCTCAATCTGTTACTATACATAACTACATACCACCAATAGAAGAGAATAATTTGGAATATAAAGTTCAAGAACTTAGTTCTGGTACTCAAAATGATATTCCAAAATCTTCTGAAAATGGCTCTATATTGAAAACCCAAATACCAGCTAGTCCGGTAACTGATCCTGAATTGATAAAAATAACCAATGCAGTAAATGTGGAAGAGACTCTTGTACAAAATCCAACAAAATTAGATTCATTGCCAAACACCAATAAAGCCCCAACTACACTTCAAATGGATACTAACAAGGAAACTATTGTTCAAGTAATAGCTTCTTCTGAAATCGAGTCTGAAGTTTTGTCAGAAACAGTTAATCAAAACACATCCGAAAATTTGATTGTAGAACAACCACAAGCTCCAGCTACAGACACTTCAGTCAAAACTGATGAAATTCCAACTACATCGCAAAATGTCAATTTACacgaaacaaatatttcaacagATGTTCCCACTAATGATTCAGCTACAACGAATGATGGATTTCCAAATCAAACTCATGAACAGCTAAGTTCCTTTGCAGATATTGAAAACCCTATTGCAACACAAACTATAGAGCCTACAGCTAAGGAAGATAACATAGATAATTACAACACCTCCCCTATTGACATTAATCAACCAGCAGCATCATTATCTTCAAGTGCTGGAAACAAAATTCATATCTCTGAAACAGCTTCTACATCTGATTCCACAAAACCTATTGAAGATTCAGCAGTAGTTATGAAAACGAAGGAGAAACAAGAAAATCCAACAACATCAAGCCAAAGAGGAAAGTCAAACAAACCATCCAAAATTAGAACTAAAACCATTAATCAATACAAGCGAACGACTTTAAAAGATCTCTCAAAAGAATTAGAACAAACTGAAATTGCAATGAGCCAGGTTGAAAAAACTCAATCTTCTGATATGCCTgaaactatagaaaattctgcAAATACAACTGAACAAGTGCCCGAAGTGGTAGTTAAAAAAGATCATTCTACTACTGACCATATAGAACCATCTGAAGAAAATATATCACGATCGAACCCAGTTGCTTTGGAACAACTGGGGGACAATGATGGTAATATCTCAAAAGCTTCCAGCACAACAATAGATGTAGCTCCCGTTATTGAGACAAAAACTTCAACAAATGAAGCTTTAGCATCTTCATCAAATAAAAGAGTATCCAAAATTCCTGTACGCAGAACTGCCAgcaataaaagtttaataaatacttCCTCCacaatattaagaaaaactgATTCAAATGAGAATGTAAAAACGAATAAGCAAAATGTACCTACAACAGCCCCATCACAGGTGGTGGAATCCCCTCAACCACCTAGCGATTTAAACAGCTCTCACAATCTTACTAATAATGAAACAACAGAGGATGAATCAGAAGAGGAAGAACTTTATAGTATCGAAAGCGATACCTCCGCAACGGAAGTTGCCTCTAGAGCAGATCAGTTTCAGTCTCCCAGTACCACTAGCGAAATGTTCTTGGTGATACAACAGGAAACAACAGACAATAATAGTACTATTGCACCATCTACTAGCAGTTCCACACTACATTCTACCATAAGTCAATCTTCTGGTTTAAAATCACCAACTGAATTCATACCATCCGGCGATCCATCAAAACAAAATCTCTCTGAATTAGTAGAAGACACGCAAAGACTGATCAAACAAATGAAAGATGAAATAAGTATAGATGATTTTGAATCTTCTACCGATGACGAAGAGTACACAGATGAATACTCCGATGAATATGATGATGAAGAAGAGGGAGAAGAGGAAGAAGATGAAGACTGGGAAGAGGGAGAAGAAGAGGAGGAAGAAGACGAAACTGGAGATGAAGAGGAATATGATGATATCACTGAAGATATAACTGAGGGCAATGAAGTGTTTAGTAATGAAGATGAATCCATCAGCAAAACTCAATCTCCACTACCAAGCCAAGAATCTCAAGATCATAGAGACATACACAACAGTTCAGCTTTGTCCAATATAACCGAATCATCTGATCATTCACAAACATTTCTAACTGATCACCTCGAACAGGATGAGGCAATAACTGAAACAAAAACTAATGACActcaaaatcaaattaattctAATGAAGAAACTGGTGTATTTGTTGAAACGGAAAATTCTTTACCAGAACTGCCAGTAGAAACTGTGATTGATAACAATTTAGAACAATCACAAACTTCTATGCAATATGTAGAATCTGAAAATGTTTTACCGGAAATGTCAGTTGAAACGGTTTTACAAAATGTCAATTCATTATCTTCAAATGATAATGCATTAAACACACAACAGCATTCTTATACACAACATGATTCCGAAGACAAATCGGCATTAGTTAGTGGTTTAAGAGATATACTTTCAGCTTCTACTACTATAGCTAATGAATTGGAAACAGAGAATAGTTTACCGGAGTTGCCTGCGGAAGTAATTGTGGCCAATGCGAGAAATGCTGAAACGTTACAAGATCATgtaaaaataccacaaaatgaaaaagaacAACCAACATCTTCAAATAATCAATTACCAACAGATAAGAATAACTTACGCGATTCAACTAAAGAAACTCAAATTGAGAATCAGTCTGCCAAAACATCTGATGATCTACCATTAACAATGAATAAACAAGCAACTGAAACTGAGCCTTTATTGTCAAACCAGGAAGTTAATCTAACTACAGAGATTAATATTGAGGATCAGTCCATGACAACTTCAGAGGGTCTAACATCAAcagtaaataaacaacaaacagaAACACAGAACTTATCTTCAAAACATGTAGCTGATAAAGCAAATTCCGCAAATTCCAAAATTGATATGCCGTCAACAAGCCATGCTAATAAAACTTCTTCAACATCTCTAGAGAAGCCAAATTCCCAAAACACAGTTTCGGAAACACATAACGACAATATGCCTTCTACTAGCAAAGGCATAAAATCTTCTGAAACCAAGAAAAAGCTAAATGAGGAAGTTAAAACTTCAGTGAAAAAACCGCTCGCAGCTAGTAAAATACCAAAACCCAAAGAAATGCCCAAGgaaccaaaaacaaaagaaaccaCAACAGCAAAACCACAAAATGAGttcaaaaagaaattatatacacgatcaaaatcattttctggaCCAACAACACCGATTGGCATAGCTTCCGTAAAGACTATAAGTCAAAAGTTTATAAGTCCAACTCTTAATACAACGCCAACACCCACACAAAAAGTTTATCCCACCGTTACAAGAAAGTCTTCAATTGTAGAAGCTATAAATAAACTTACTAGGCCCAGTCCTTCTAGCACGGAAAAGCCGGCTGTAAGTTCTCTATTCAAATCAAGAACTCAGCCACGCATACCGAAAAAGAAATATCACGAAACTTGTTTCTCGGATGACGATTACGAATCCTCAACGGAAGAAGAAGAACTTGAGCCATTGGAAATAAGGCAACGTAAATTAAGTGTACCCGTCTTCAGAGCATATCCAAGTGTTCAAGAGCAGGTACAAGAGGAGGTTAATACAGAG GAACTTGTTGAAAAATTCATGAAAGAAGAACTAGCAGCCACTATTGCAGAAGCTCAAATCGCGGCCGTATTGGTTTCTATGAAATTCCAACAAGATGTTTCATTATGGGCGGCCAAAGAGTGCAGCGATCTTGATCATGCTATAGCCTTACTTAAACAGGAATGTGAACTTTGTAGCGGCACTTATGCCCTTAACCAAATCGTATCCATGCTCAAATGTACACACAAATGTTGCAAACAATGCGCCAAAACTTATTTCACAGTACAG ATAACCGAACGCAGTATTAACGATTGTAGTTGTCCATTCTGCAAATTACCCGAACTACATAATCAAACCGAACATGAAGATGAAAATCTGGAATATTTCTCCAATttggatatatttttgaaaaacatactTGAACCAGAAGTTCACGAATTATTCCAACGCAAACTAAGAGATCGTACATTACTCAAAGATCCCAACTTTAAATGGTGTGTACAATGCTCTTCAGGATTCTTTGCTAGACCAAAACAAAAGCGTCTTATATGTCCCGATTGCGGTTCAGTAACCTGTGCTCAATGTCGAAAGACG tGGCAAAAACAACATGAAGGCATTTCCTGCGATCAATATTCTGAATGGGAATCAGCCAATGATCCAGAGGTACAAGCTAAGGGAGTTCAACAGCATTTAgaacaaaatggcatcgattgtCCCAAGTGTAAATTTAGATATTCTTTAGCCag AGGTGGCTGCATGCATTTCACTTGCACCCAGTGCAAATATGAATTTTGTTATGGCTGTGCCAAACCCTTTATGATGGGTGCCAAATGTAACATATCACCCTATTGCGCCAAATTAGGTCTTCATGCCCATCATCCGCGCAATTGTTTATTCTATTTGCGTGACAAACTACCCATACAGCTGCAGATTCTGCTGAAAAATAATGGTGTACCATTCGAAGTGGATCCCATTGAAACGTCTGAAAACAATGTGGATGACAATGAGCCAAGTTCATCGAAAAAGAAAGAATTGCTTTGTCCCATACCCATACAAAAAGAAACACCTACTGGCTTGGTTGATACTAGATGTAATGGTGATGTGCCCGAAAAACATGCCGGAATGTGTCG cacTCATTATGTGGAATATTTAACGGCCAAGGTGGCTAAAGCGAAAATTGATCCTTTGCCTATATTCGATTTGACAGATTGTGTTCAAGAGTTACGACGTCGCGGTATAGCCTTACCGGAACGTGGTCCTTGGGATACCGATGAAATCTATAAAACTATGTGTGCTGag gttATACAAAAGAATATACCTTTAGATATGGCTTAA